A window of Aeromicrobium sp. Sec7.5 genomic DNA:
CCTCGGTCCGGAAGCCCAGCACCACCACGCCGAGGGTCTCGAGCCGCTCGAGCGTGGCCCCGATGTCGAGGATCGACTTCACGCCGGCCGAGACGACCGTGATGGGCACGTCGCCCAGCACCGTGAGGTCGGCCGACTCGTCGAAGCTCGCCGAGGCGCCGCGGTGCACGCCGCCGAGGCCGCCGGTGGCGAAGACGCGGATGCCGGCCTTGTCGGCGATGTACGAGGTGGCGGCGACCGTGGTGGCACCGCTGCCGCCCTGGGCGAGCACGACCGGCAGGTCACGGACGCTGAGCTTGGGGATGTCCTCGCCCGCGATGCGCTCGAGCTCGGAGCCCGTGAGGCCCGCCTTGAGCTCGCCGTCGAGCACCGCGATCGTGGCGGGCACGACCCCGGCGTCGCGCACGATCGCCTCGAACTCCTGCGCGGCCACGAGGTTGTCGGGGCGCGGCAAGCCGTGGGAGATGATCGTCGACTCCAGCGCGACGACCGGCTGCCCTGCGGCGAGCGCCTCGGCGACCTCGGGCGACGTGCTGAGGGGAAGCTTCGGCATCAGATCTCGGTGCGGTGAAAGTTCGCGTGGGAGCGGCTGGCCGTGGGACCGCGCTGGCCCTGGTACCGCGAGCCGTACTTCGCCGACCCGTACGGGTTGTCGGCCGGCGAGGTGAGTCGGAAGAAGCACAGCTGGCCGATCTTCATGCCGGGGTAGAGCACGATCGGCAGCGTGGCGACGTTGGCGAGCTCGAGCGTGACGTGACCGCTGAAGCCGGGGTCGATGAAGCCGGCCGTCGAGTGCGTCAGCAGGCCGAGGCGACCGAGCGAGCTCTTGCCCTCCAGCCGGGCGGCGACGTCGTCGGGCAGCGTGACGAGCTCGTAGGTCGAGCCCAGGACGAACTCGCCCGGGTGGAGAACGAACGTCTCGTCGGAGGCGACCTCGACGGCACGCGTGAGGTCGGTCTGGTCCGCGGCCGGATCGATGTGCGGGTACTTGTGGTTGTCGAAGACCCGGAAGAACCGGTCGAGCCTCACGTCGATGCTCGAGGGCTGGATCATGTCGCGGTCGAGGGGGTCGAGCTGGACCCGTTCGGCGTCGATCTCGGCGAGGATGTCGCGGTCGGAGAGAAGCACGTGCACAGGCTAGCCTGCGAGGTGGCTAGACTCAGTCCCACATTCGCCGATGTAGCTCAGTGGTAGAGCGCTTGCTTCCCAAGCAAGATATGCGGGTTCGATTCCCGTCATCGGCTCCACGACCGGTCCACATATTCAGTACTGGACGGTCCACATATTTCGTCGAGGTCGTCGAGTCCCGGAATCTCGCGGCAGGATCCGCCCAGTCTCAGAATCAGCGAGGGGCCCGATGGCAAACCTGCCGGAATCCGAGTCAGCCGCCTCGGGCGTATCGGAACGGGTGTTTCTAGAGGCCATCGGGGGGCGCATACGCGCCGCGCGAACGGACCGAGCCTTGACGCAGAAGGCGTTGGGCGCCCTAGCCGGCGTCCACGACGTCCACATCAGTCGTCTCGAGGCAGGAACCCTGGACACTCGAATCTCGACGCTTCGCAAGGTTGCGAATGCGCTCGACCTGCACGTGTCCGATCTGCTTCAGCCCTAGGACACAGCCTCGAGCACCAGCTGAGAACTGTCGGCACGAACAGGCAGGATTCGCTCCGACCGGCGCGGAGTCACGCCATCCGGCGACCTCCGGACG
This region includes:
- a CDS encoding pseudouridine-5'-phosphate glycosidase, producing the protein MPKLPLSTSPEVAEALAAGQPVVALESTIISHGLPRPDNLVAAQEFEAIVRDAGVVPATIAVLDGELKAGLTGSELERIAGEDIPKLSVRDLPVVLAQGGSGATTVAATSYIADKAGIRVFATGGLGGVHRGASASFDESADLTVLGDVPITVVSAGVKSILDIGATLERLETLGVVVLGFRTEEFPSFWLTSSGHRLDWRVEDAFAVAAVMSSRDALGQPAGIVVANPLPLEKQLDPSVHDAALAQALGEAEQEGLSGKDVTPFLLQRIVEITGGESLRVNLDIARNNIEVATRIAKAWVELSAGPGA
- the dcd gene encoding dCTP deaminase → MLLSDRDILAEIDAERVQLDPLDRDMIQPSSIDVRLDRFFRVFDNHKYPHIDPAADQTDLTRAVEVASDETFVLHPGEFVLGSTYELVTLPDDVAARLEGKSSLGRLGLLTHSTAGFIDPGFSGHVTLELANVATLPIVLYPGMKIGQLCFFRLTSPADNPYGSAKYGSRYQGQRGPTASRSHANFHRTEI
- a CDS encoding helix-turn-helix domain-containing protein, producing MANLPESESAASGVSERVFLEAIGGRIRAARTDRALTQKALGALAGVHDVHISRLEAGTLDTRISTLRKVANALDLHVSDLLQP